The Arenicella chitinivorans genome includes a region encoding these proteins:
- a CDS encoding efflux RND transporter periplasmic adaptor subunit produces the protein MNIRRRPWLTVILVCLALFVVLALIKFFQIRAAIAFGESFPEPSETVHAQTVSFSEWHDEVRVVGEVRAPQAVDIRNEVAGVVARIGAESGAEIKQGEVLLELDYAEEAAELASINADLELARKDVKRLKGLVSTRAVSQQQADEAQARLASANARVEAVRQDIANKTILAPFDGRIGLHNLQLGEYLLANTIITRAIGNSSLLWVDFAVPQSVADIEVGTTVRVQLDSGTVYSASVIAVAPALESASRSVRVRASITDAGARLKSGHFVNVLVPSGTSEQIVRLPSTAVRVDALGAYAYVLNKDDTGNWRATRRPITLRAQNGNDSIIQSGLQIRDVVATKGSFKLREGLLTNISELHDAFTEPDTVPEPGQPPQTITEPQEVTPQEVTPQEVTPQEVTPQEVTPQEVTPQQADDPRESSVPENTAAGASNNE, from the coding sequence ATGAATATTCGTCGCAGACCGTGGCTGACCGTAATTTTAGTATGCCTTGCACTCTTTGTCGTTCTGGCCTTAATCAAGTTTTTTCAGATTCGCGCGGCGATTGCGTTTGGTGAATCCTTCCCTGAACCCAGTGAGACCGTACATGCACAGACCGTGTCGTTCAGTGAATGGCACGACGAAGTCAGGGTGGTTGGTGAAGTGCGTGCGCCGCAAGCGGTTGATATTCGCAATGAAGTTGCTGGCGTGGTGGCCCGAATCGGAGCTGAGTCGGGTGCTGAAATCAAGCAAGGTGAGGTGTTACTCGAATTAGACTACGCCGAAGAAGCTGCCGAATTGGCTTCCATTAACGCGGACCTCGAACTCGCCAGAAAGGACGTAAAACGGTTAAAAGGGCTGGTGTCGACACGTGCGGTCTCGCAGCAGCAAGCGGACGAAGCGCAAGCACGTCTTGCGTCGGCGAACGCTCGAGTTGAGGCGGTCAGACAAGATATTGCGAACAAAACAATTTTGGCGCCGTTTGACGGACGGATTGGCTTGCACAATCTGCAGCTGGGTGAGTACCTGCTCGCAAACACTATCATCACACGTGCGATTGGTAACTCATCGCTACTCTGGGTTGACTTCGCGGTGCCTCAATCGGTGGCCGATATCGAGGTGGGAACCACGGTCCGTGTTCAGCTCGATTCCGGGACGGTGTATTCGGCAAGCGTGATTGCCGTTGCGCCGGCGTTGGAGTCGGCTTCGCGCAGCGTTCGCGTGCGCGCCAGCATTACTGATGCAGGCGCGCGCTTGAAATCGGGTCACTTTGTGAATGTCTTGGTGCCGAGTGGCACAAGCGAACAGATAGTTCGGTTGCCAAGTACCGCTGTTCGCGTGGATGCGCTTGGTGCATATGCGTATGTGCTGAACAAAGATGACACGGGGAATTGGCGTGCAACACGACGTCCAATCACGCTACGCGCACAAAATGGGAACGATTCGATTATTCAGTCCGGTCTACAGATCCGTGACGTGGTGGCGACAAAGGGCTCCTTCAAGTTACGCGAGGGCTTACTGACCAATATATCGGAACTGCATGATGCGTTTACCGAACCCGACACGGTACCCGAACCGGGGCAGCCGCCACAAACGATCACCGAACCTCAGGAAGTAACACCTCAGGAAGTAACACCTCAGGAAGTAACACCTCAGGAAGTAACACCTCAGGAAGTAACACCTCAGGAAGTAACACCTCAGCAAGCCGACGACCCTCGGGAGTCAAGTGTGCCGGAGAATACTGCAGCCGGGGCGTCCAATAATGAGTAA
- a CDS encoding efflux RND transporter periplasmic adaptor subunit has protein sequence MDQSSIVETVIDDAEINKSASSKWHRWTMLLPACFLVLAVITVSTYHFKSVSADDGEQSAGQRSGPPPATVALATATKIQMAPHTVLPGTVVSVRDAVIAAETSGKILNIAQVGELVEAGASIAQIDATDAEQLVAQREAELARLESLLTYHTDYYKRVEAANNKLGVSEIGIAELKSNRDTAKADVARAEAALRTAEKALERTSITAPFPGSVVTQSIQQGEYAQVGSSVARLVDTVNLEVSAQVPAALVQPLAPGTMLEVTGMGKTFLAPLRTIVPVGDEVSRTMELRVVLTDSGLLVGSPVRVSLPSAQAKEVVAIPRDAVILRTSAQYVYVVEEGVASRRDVELGYAQGDMVEVVGNVSLGDQVVIRGGERLRDGQAVVPDDLMSVSGDLAATVER, from the coding sequence ATGGATCAAAGCTCAATCGTAGAAACCGTCATCGATGATGCTGAAATAAACAAGTCAGCATCGTCTAAGTGGCACCGCTGGACGATGCTACTCCCGGCTTGTTTTCTTGTGCTCGCCGTGATAACTGTGTCGACCTATCACTTTAAAAGTGTGTCTGCCGATGATGGCGAGCAAAGTGCGGGTCAACGATCCGGCCCACCGCCTGCGACGGTGGCCCTAGCAACGGCCACTAAAATACAAATGGCGCCACATACGGTGTTGCCCGGCACGGTGGTGAGTGTGCGCGATGCGGTGATCGCGGCAGAAACCTCTGGTAAGATTTTAAACATTGCGCAAGTCGGCGAGCTGGTCGAGGCTGGTGCAAGTATTGCTCAGATCGATGCGACCGACGCTGAACAATTGGTTGCTCAGCGTGAAGCCGAATTAGCGCGGCTTGAGAGTTTGCTTACGTATCACACGGATTACTATAAGCGTGTGGAAGCCGCCAATAACAAGCTTGGCGTATCTGAAATAGGTATTGCCGAACTCAAGTCGAACCGTGATACGGCTAAAGCCGATGTTGCGCGCGCGGAGGCTGCATTGCGCACGGCTGAAAAAGCCTTGGAGCGTACGTCAATAACGGCGCCATTCCCCGGCAGCGTGGTCACGCAATCAATTCAACAAGGCGAATACGCTCAGGTAGGCAGCTCCGTGGCTCGATTGGTAGATACCGTCAATCTTGAAGTCAGCGCGCAGGTGCCAGCGGCGCTGGTTCAGCCACTTGCGCCGGGCACCATGTTGGAAGTCACAGGCATGGGTAAGACATTCCTAGCACCTTTGCGCACGATTGTGCCGGTTGGTGATGAGGTTAGTCGAACCATGGAGCTGCGCGTGGTACTTACCGACAGTGGCTTGTTGGTTGGGTCACCGGTGAGAGTGTCCTTGCCGAGCGCGCAAGCCAAGGAAGTCGTTGCAATTCCGCGGGATGCCGTCATTTTACGCACTAGTGCCCAGTATGTTTACGTGGTCGAGGAGGGCGTCGCCAGCCGTCGCGACGTGGAGTTGGGTTATGCTCAAGGTGACATGGTTGAGGTGGTCGGCAATGTTAGTCTCGGTGATCAGGTCGTGATCCGCGGTGGTGAGCGATTGCGCGACGGTCAAGCCGTGGTGCCGGATGATTTGATGTCAGTCAGCGGTGATCTTGCGGCAACTGTCGAGCGCTAG
- a CDS encoding efflux RND transporter permease subunit, giving the protein MSNPSVDESVLGHDEKPSIMDVFSTRPILAIVLSLAIVFIGIRAAVELPILQFPKISSASLQITTPYIGASAEVVQGFITEPIERAASSVPGVDFVDSRTTPGVSVVTVWLKLNEDSTRALAELSTRLDQIRFELPEGAQDPSVEVVRADRPFAIFYLTVNYDEKEAGISRLEATDYLSRNVVPTLTSIPGVQRIGLEGARQPAMRIWIDPLKLSAFDLSAEDVSSALRANNLIATVGQTENSYQRTALLTDTSLSEVADFEQMVIREVSGTQVRLGDVARIEIGENESEVTARLSKDTVLYISVWPLPGSNEIAIGDSLYVMLDEINATLPNGLSISDGYDGTLYMRSALREIFITLAETVLLVGLVVLAMMGSIRTALVPLVTIPISLLGAVAAMTLMGFTLNLLTVLAIVLSVGLVVDDAIVVVENVARHMRSGMSRLQAALYSSRQLFAPIISMTITLAAVYAPIGLLSGLTGALFKEFAFTLAIAVLISGVVALTLSPIMSAYACPEGGQEGKLTKRVNDLFSATQQRYSKLLMTTIAYRKQVLAGAVFFAFLVVPFYLFSLKELAPTEDQSSINVIVESAPDASLEYTTRHMDEVVETMLALDGAKFMWQIVNPSGAFGGVDFVPLSEREEGVQDMVWKAFGALGSVTGLKAFPVLESALPTAGNFSVELVVLSTDSNADMKPYADQMVQAAISSGKFLFADTDLKIDLPQVRIKLDRQRIADFGMDLAGVSRQLNVLLSGNFVNRFDQAGRAYRVIPMIAPEARTYPDQLLDMKIRTPEGQLIPLRSVATLQTETAPRILSKFQQKNAFRIYGEVIPGTTKEQGLSALEQAASEILPQTYSIDYAGESRQIRLEGNTLEGVLLVALVFVFLVLAIQFNSFRDPLVVLLGSVPLALAGALLFAFLDFTTINIYSQVGFITLVGLVAKNGILIVEFANQMQEQGRSKLDAIQIAAETRLRPVLMTTGATVLGHFPLVLVTGAGAEARNSIGIILVAGMLVGTFFTLIVLPSVYLVLASDRSKPSILRAAIPQVT; this is encoded by the coding sequence ATGAGTAATCCGTCGGTTGATGAGTCGGTATTGGGGCATGACGAGAAGCCGTCCATTATGGATGTCTTTTCGACGCGACCGATTTTGGCCATTGTGTTGTCGCTGGCGATTGTGTTTATCGGTATTCGCGCTGCCGTCGAATTGCCGATCCTTCAATTTCCGAAGATATCCAGCGCTTCGCTGCAAATCACCACGCCGTACATTGGTGCCTCTGCCGAGGTGGTTCAGGGGTTCATTACCGAACCCATTGAGCGCGCCGCATCGTCGGTGCCGGGCGTCGATTTTGTCGACTCTCGGACCACACCGGGTGTCAGTGTGGTCACGGTGTGGTTAAAATTGAATGAGGACAGCACACGGGCCCTTGCTGAGTTGTCGACACGACTCGACCAAATACGGTTTGAATTGCCAGAAGGTGCCCAGGACCCTTCCGTGGAAGTGGTGCGTGCAGATCGACCGTTCGCTATTTTCTATTTGACCGTTAATTATGATGAGAAGGAAGCCGGCATTAGTCGACTTGAAGCGACCGATTATCTGTCACGGAATGTGGTACCAACCCTGACGTCGATACCTGGCGTGCAACGCATTGGGCTGGAAGGTGCACGCCAACCGGCAATGCGCATCTGGATTGATCCATTAAAACTATCCGCGTTTGATCTTTCAGCCGAAGACGTCTCCAGCGCGTTGCGAGCAAATAACCTGATCGCTACGGTCGGGCAAACTGAGAACAGCTATCAACGTACCGCATTGCTGACGGACACCTCGCTAAGTGAGGTCGCGGACTTTGAACAGATGGTGATTCGAGAGGTCAGCGGCACACAGGTTCGACTTGGCGATGTCGCACGCATCGAAATTGGTGAGAACGAAAGTGAAGTGACTGCGCGGCTATCAAAAGATACCGTGTTGTATATCTCGGTGTGGCCATTGCCCGGTTCGAATGAGATTGCGATCGGTGACAGCCTATACGTGATGCTGGATGAAATTAACGCCACCTTACCCAACGGTCTCAGTATTTCAGACGGCTATGACGGCACGCTGTATATGCGTAGTGCCTTGCGTGAAATCTTTATCACTCTGGCTGAGACTGTGCTCTTGGTTGGCCTCGTGGTATTGGCCATGATGGGGTCGATTCGTACCGCGTTGGTACCACTGGTTACGATACCGATTTCCTTACTCGGCGCGGTTGCGGCCATGACTTTAATGGGCTTCACCTTGAACTTACTCACCGTGCTGGCGATTGTGTTGTCGGTTGGACTGGTGGTGGACGATGCCATTGTGGTGGTTGAAAACGTTGCCCGTCACATGCGCAGTGGGATGAGCCGTTTGCAAGCCGCGCTCTATAGTTCACGACAACTGTTTGCACCGATTATCAGTATGACGATCACCTTGGCGGCAGTGTATGCGCCCATTGGCTTGTTATCCGGACTGACGGGTGCTTTGTTTAAAGAGTTCGCCTTTACACTCGCCATTGCGGTATTGATTTCGGGCGTTGTGGCACTGACCCTATCGCCGATAATGAGCGCATATGCGTGTCCCGAAGGGGGGCAAGAAGGCAAGTTAACAAAACGCGTGAATGATTTGTTTTCCGCGACGCAGCAGCGGTACAGTAAATTACTTATGACCACGATTGCGTATCGCAAGCAGGTGTTGGCTGGGGCGGTATTTTTCGCCTTTCTGGTGGTGCCTTTTTACTTATTCAGTCTTAAAGAGTTGGCGCCGACAGAAGACCAGTCGAGTATTAATGTGATCGTTGAATCAGCGCCTGATGCGTCTCTTGAATATACGACACGTCATATGGACGAGGTGGTCGAGACTATGCTTGCTCTGGATGGCGCAAAGTTTATGTGGCAAATCGTTAACCCATCAGGCGCCTTTGGTGGTGTGGATTTTGTGCCCTTGAGTGAGCGTGAAGAGGGCGTGCAGGACATGGTCTGGAAAGCATTCGGAGCACTTGGAAGTGTGACTGGCCTCAAGGCGTTTCCGGTGCTTGAGTCAGCCTTGCCAACAGCCGGGAATTTCTCGGTGGAGCTGGTGGTGTTAAGTACCGACTCGAATGCCGATATGAAGCCCTATGCGGATCAGATGGTACAGGCGGCCATCAGCAGTGGGAAGTTTTTGTTCGCTGATACCGACCTTAAAATTGACCTGCCTCAGGTGCGCATTAAACTGGACCGTCAACGAATCGCCGACTTCGGTATGGATCTGGCCGGTGTGAGTCGTCAATTGAATGTATTATTGTCGGGTAATTTTGTGAATCGTTTTGATCAGGCTGGGCGTGCCTATCGAGTCATACCTATGATTGCACCGGAAGCTCGCACTTATCCGGACCAGCTACTCGATATGAAAATACGTACCCCAGAGGGCCAACTGATACCGCTGCGATCTGTGGCCACACTGCAAACCGAAACCGCACCGCGAATCTTGAGCAAGTTTCAGCAAAAAAATGCGTTTCGTATTTACGGTGAAGTGATCCCAGGCACCACGAAAGAGCAGGGTTTGAGCGCGCTTGAACAAGCCGCCTCTGAAATTCTGCCGCAAACCTATTCGATTGATTATGCCGGTGAGTCAAGACAGATTCGCTTGGAAGGCAATACCCTGGAAGGTGTGCTACTGGTTGCGCTGGTGTTTGTGTTTTTGGTCCTGGCGATACAATTCAATAGCTTTCGTGATCCGCTGGTAGTGTTGCTCGGTTCCGTGCCGCTGGCACTCGCTGGTGCGCTGTTATTTGCGTTTCTCGACTTCACCACCATCAATATCTATTCTCAGGTCGGATTTATCACGCTGGTTGGCTTGGTGGCGAAGAATGGTATTTTGATCGTCGAGTTCGCCAACCAAATGCAGGAACAAGGTCGATCAAAACTCGACGCGATTCAAATAGCCGCAGAAACTCGCCTTCGGCCGGTGCTGATGACCACAGGAGCAACAGTGCTGGGGCACTTTCCATTGGTGTTAGTGACCGGTGCTGGTGCAGAGGCTCGTAACAGCATTGGCATTATTCTCGTTGCTGGCATGTTAGTGGGTACGTTTTTTACCTTGATCGTCTTACCCAGTGTTTACCTAGTGCTGGCCAGCGACCGAAGCAAGCCGTCCATACTACGAGCCGCGATACCACAAGTAACTTAG
- a CDS encoding SGNH/GDSL hydrolase family protein, producing MHRKFLQLSSQLTVFLLLIACGGGGSDSGGGQAPPPPAPKTTVVAIGDSIGNGFDIATPWPSILGGKIDREVINMSVTNERTGFGVTVIDQLIDQHNPSHVFILLGTNDALRNESLSGAVNNLQTMVNIARSRDVIPIVGTIPPLTIGVQENRNTDVINRGIRQLSNAVIAPVRSAIGNGSTIVDGVHPNQEGQELIADAFASVYP from the coding sequence ATGCATCGTAAATTCTTACAACTCTCGTCTCAGCTCACCGTATTTCTACTTCTGATCGCTTGCGGAGGTGGCGGATCTGATAGCGGCGGCGGACAAGCGCCGCCCCCACCTGCACCTAAAACCACCGTGGTCGCTATTGGCGACAGTATTGGAAACGGTTTTGATATTGCGACACCCTGGCCGTCAATTCTCGGTGGTAAAATCGACCGTGAAGTGATTAATATGTCCGTCACCAACGAGCGAACGGGATTCGGCGTTACCGTGATTGACCAATTGATTGACCAACACAATCCGAGCCATGTCTTCATTTTGCTTGGGACCAATGATGCCTTGAGAAACGAGTCGCTATCCGGCGCAGTCAACAATTTGCAGACCATGGTGAATATTGCGCGATCTCGTGACGTCATCCCCATCGTTGGTACCATCCCACCATTGACCATTGGAGTGCAGGAAAACCGCAATACAGACGTAATCAATCGCGGCATTCGTCAGCTCAGTAATGCCGTAATAGCCCCAGTTCGAAGCGCGATCGGCAATGGCAGTACCATTGTTGATGGCGTGCACCCGAACCAAGAAGGCCAAGAGCTAATCGCCGACGCCTTCGCGAGTGTATACCCGTAA
- a CDS encoding efflux RND transporter permease subunit, protein MKITRFFIDNPAIMAAMICLLMLLGFVSVQKLPIQLLPSIERPVLAVQVSWRAASPREIESEVVEPIERELRGITGMTELRSFSNTANAWVNMEFELGTDMDQVFTEVSSRLQRVRGLPADADRPQIFRNGGGGSGDTLIYLFVQHSPESIVDSEDLREFVQKNIAPDFENIEGVGSVDVNQNTGERIVSVEFDPFLTAQLGISIESIAAVLNRSSDVSGGKIEVGRRDFTLRFEGRYAADKLSETIITWRNGAPVRLGDIAQVRVGPDEAQGVIYQNGHPALGMQLVRQPGGNTLAAIDAVLKRMDALNETLPSQYGITLEKSFDPSVFIKRAIALLTENMGIGILLAVGSLWLFVRRLRATLLIAAAIPISLLSTFVVLNIFGRSINVISLAGLAFATGMVLDAAIVILENYVRQVDKGVAAAQAAMNSVRSVGGALLASTLTTIVIFVPIVFFEDVEGQLFADLALTIAIAVAFSFLVALFILPAAAAHFLRPGNPTASAEDHSRWTGFVNGLMRLTNSARKRWCWIGSLTVLPILLGWLLWPQLNYLPPVKRDAVDAFISFPSGASADVVKREFAEIVVERLAPYMSGEKEPRLKNYYLFSGPWGGNIGIRVEDQSRVDEMVKIANQEILSGFPDTQAFAQQGSLFGRFGGGANISINLQSVDFPALNDSAVEVSDLIQQNLPGSRVRMNPDPLIVTPELRLIPDDRRLAEVGMTREALARTLRAFGDGLWLGEFFHQDSRLDILLRTQDWTVPEQLETMPIVTPSGAVIPFGDLARIEPGVGPNQIFRLDARRTIALNISAPPDLALGETMEILSALEPQIRAITPQDATIEFGGDADALTRAISNLKGNFGLAVVLLFLVMAALFKSPKDALLVMISLPMAAVGGVIAVRLMNLITPTPLDLLGMIGFIILLGLVVNNAILLVAETRRAQQDGLDIEAAVRQALLTRMRPILMSTLTSLMGMLPLVVAPGAGSVIYKGLATVIVGGMAVSTLFTLILLPCLLRLEPIPEINIAQRLRGRKWIKAQS, encoded by the coding sequence GTGAAAATCACGCGTTTTTTTATTGATAACCCGGCAATCATGGCAGCGATGATCTGCCTCTTGATGTTGTTGGGTTTCGTGTCCGTCCAAAAGTTGCCGATTCAGCTGCTGCCATCGATTGAGCGCCCAGTATTAGCGGTCCAAGTTTCCTGGCGCGCAGCCAGCCCGCGTGAAATCGAGAGTGAGGTGGTCGAACCGATTGAGCGAGAACTGCGGGGCATTACCGGCATGACCGAACTACGCTCGTTCTCGAATACAGCCAATGCTTGGGTGAATATGGAGTTTGAGCTCGGGACCGATATGGATCAGGTGTTCACAGAGGTTTCCAGTCGTCTTCAACGAGTGCGAGGGTTACCCGCCGACGCGGACCGACCGCAGATTTTTCGTAACGGTGGCGGTGGTTCTGGCGACACGCTGATTTATCTGTTCGTGCAGCATTCGCCTGAATCCATTGTCGATAGCGAGGATCTGCGTGAGTTTGTGCAAAAAAACATCGCGCCGGATTTCGAGAATATCGAAGGCGTCGGCAGTGTTGACGTTAACCAAAATACCGGTGAGCGTATTGTTAGCGTGGAGTTCGATCCGTTTTTAACTGCTCAGTTGGGTATTTCCATTGAGTCGATCGCGGCGGTATTAAACCGCTCCAGTGATGTCAGTGGCGGTAAAATCGAAGTCGGACGACGAGACTTCACGCTGCGATTTGAGGGGCGGTATGCAGCCGATAAACTGTCTGAGACTATTATCACATGGCGTAATGGTGCCCCCGTTCGTTTGGGCGACATCGCACAGGTCCGCGTGGGTCCGGATGAAGCTCAAGGTGTTATTTACCAGAATGGTCATCCAGCGCTGGGTATGCAATTGGTGCGCCAACCGGGTGGCAATACACTGGCGGCGATAGACGCGGTTCTGAAGCGGATGGACGCGCTGAATGAAACATTGCCTAGTCAATATGGCATTACCCTAGAGAAGAGTTTTGATCCGTCGGTGTTTATCAAGCGGGCAATTGCTCTACTCACTGAAAACATGGGAATCGGTATTCTCCTCGCCGTCGGTTCACTGTGGCTGTTTGTGCGCCGGCTGCGTGCCACCTTATTGATCGCGGCGGCGATACCAATCAGTTTGTTGTCCACCTTTGTGGTTCTGAATATTTTTGGTCGTAGCATTAATGTGATCTCGCTGGCAGGGCTGGCGTTTGCCACTGGCATGGTGTTGGACGCGGCGATTGTGATCTTGGAAAATTACGTGCGACAGGTGGATAAGGGCGTTGCGGCTGCCCAAGCGGCGATGAACTCTGTCCGTAGTGTTGGTGGCGCACTGTTAGCATCGACACTCACCACGATTGTGATCTTTGTACCTATCGTATTCTTCGAGGATGTTGAAGGTCAGTTGTTCGCTGACCTAGCTCTCACCATCGCGATTGCGGTGGCATTTAGCTTTCTCGTGGCGTTATTTATATTGCCAGCGGCAGCGGCGCACTTCTTACGCCCAGGCAACCCAACAGCTTCAGCTGAGGATCACAGCCGGTGGACGGGGTTTGTCAATGGGCTCATGCGTCTGACCAATAGTGCGCGAAAACGCTGGTGCTGGATTGGTAGTTTGACGGTATTGCCGATTCTGCTCGGCTGGCTCTTGTGGCCACAATTAAATTACCTGCCACCGGTAAAGCGAGATGCGGTTGATGCGTTTATCTCGTTTCCTTCCGGTGCCAGTGCGGACGTCGTAAAAAGAGAATTTGCCGAGATCGTGGTCGAGCGACTCGCGCCCTATATGAGCGGAGAGAAAGAGCCGCGCTTGAAAAACTACTACCTGTTTAGTGGGCCATGGGGCGGCAATATTGGGATTCGTGTTGAGGATCAGTCCCGCGTCGATGAAATGGTGAAAATTGCTAACCAGGAGATACTCTCCGGGTTTCCAGACACGCAAGCCTTCGCACAACAAGGGTCGTTGTTTGGGCGTTTCGGTGGTGGTGCCAACATCAGTATTAATCTGCAGTCGGTGGATTTTCCTGCCTTGAATGACTCGGCAGTGGAAGTCTCTGACTTGATCCAACAAAATTTGCCCGGCAGCCGAGTTCGCATGAACCCAGACCCGCTGATTGTGACGCCGGAGCTGAGATTGATCCCTGATGATCGACGATTAGCCGAAGTTGGTATGACTCGGGAAGCACTCGCGCGAACGTTGCGAGCCTTCGGTGATGGCTTGTGGCTTGGTGAGTTTTTTCATCAGGATTCTCGCTTGGATATTTTACTGCGGACCCAAGACTGGACTGTTCCAGAACAACTTGAAACGATGCCAATCGTGACGCCATCCGGTGCGGTTATTCCGTTTGGCGATTTAGCACGCATCGAACCAGGTGTCGGGCCGAATCAGATTTTCCGTCTCGATGCACGCCGTACTATCGCGTTGAATATCTCTGCACCACCAGATCTTGCTCTGGGTGAAACAATGGAGATTCTGTCAGCCTTAGAACCGCAGATCCGTGCGATCACACCGCAGGATGCGACCATTGAGTTTGGCGGTGATGCAGATGCATTAACCCGGGCAATCTCAAATCTTAAAGGTAATTTTGGCTTAGCAGTGGTGTTGTTGTTTTTGGTGATGGCCGCTTTGTTTAAGTCACCCAAAGATGCGTTGTTGGTGATGATTTCGCTGCCGATGGCTGCTGTTGGTGGTGTGATCGCAGTGCGTCTGATGAATTTGATTACCCCAACACCATTAGACCTGCTGGGTATGATCGGGTTTATTATCTTGCTCGGTCTGGTGGTTAATAACGCGATTTTACTGGTCGCCGAAACGCGTCGTGCGCAGCAGGATGGGCTCGACATTGAAGCGGCAGTCAGGCAAGCCTTGCTCACTCGGATGCGTCCGATTTTGATGTCAACCTTAACGTCTCTAATGGGCATGTTGCCACTGGTCGTTGCACCGGGTGCCGGGAGTGTTATTTACAAAGGGTTGGCGACCGTGATTGTCGGCGGCATGGCTGTGTCGACGCTGTTTACACTCATACTTTTACCCTGTCTGCTCCGCCTGGAGCCGATCCCTGAAATTAATATCGCACAGCGTTTGCGAGGTAGAAAATGGATCAAAGCTCAATCGTAG
- a CDS encoding D-hexose-6-phosphate mutarotase → MNKKIDTQLDRLRTRFAECVDATFFRKGDLLGLCVDNSHGSATLLLQGAQLLEYTPSGHDPVIWCSDAVVYKQGVPLRGGVPICWPWFGPLANNVSSVQSLCGIPIASAPQHGFVRTLEWELLRVESLTDARTALELRLCDSPATQTMLACAFELTLRIEIGSCLSMHLVAKNTDSRANLTFTSALHSYFAVSDIYQTDVQGLDAVSYVDILDGGAIKHQQGAVNFDTEVDRIYFAQPGAGLTPLVIQTPKRDIELLSRGSDSAIVWNPWIEKSQRLSQFNEDDYQSMVCVETANAFNDVISLAPGESHQLTLTASIVT, encoded by the coding sequence GTGAATAAAAAAATCGATACTCAACTGGATCGACTACGAACCCGCTTTGCCGAGTGCGTCGATGCGACTTTTTTTCGCAAAGGTGATTTGCTCGGCTTGTGCGTCGACAACTCGCACGGTTCGGCCACACTGTTATTGCAGGGCGCACAATTACTTGAGTATACGCCGAGCGGTCATGACCCTGTAATCTGGTGCAGTGATGCCGTAGTTTACAAACAAGGTGTTCCATTGCGCGGCGGTGTGCCAATTTGCTGGCCGTGGTTTGGCCCTTTGGCGAACAATGTCAGCTCGGTCCAGAGTCTTTGCGGTATACCAATTGCAAGCGCGCCCCAGCATGGCTTCGTGCGCACCCTGGAGTGGGAATTGCTGCGTGTTGAAAGTTTGACCGATGCACGCACCGCTCTTGAGTTGCGCCTATGCGACTCTCCTGCGACTCAGACCATGTTGGCGTGCGCGTTCGAGCTGACTCTGCGAATCGAGATTGGCAGTTGTTTATCCATGCACTTGGTGGCTAAAAATACCGATAGTCGCGCCAATCTAACGTTTACCAGTGCGTTGCACAGTTACTTTGCGGTGTCGGATATCTATCAGACCGACGTGCAGGGATTAGATGCCGTATCTTACGTTGATATACTCGACGGTGGGGCAATAAAGCATCAACAAGGTGCAGTAAATTTTGATACAGAGGTAGATCGAATCTATTTTGCACAGCCAGGCGCAGGTTTAACGCCGCTGGTAATACAGACGCCTAAACGAGACATCGAACTCCTGTCGAGAGGGAGTGACTCCGCCATCGTTTGGAATCCGTGGATTGAGAAGTCGCAGCGTTTGTCTCAGTTCAACGAGGATGATTATCAGAGCATGGTGTGCGTCGAGACGGCTAACGCGTTTAACGATGTAATTTCGTTGGCTCCAGGTGAGTCTCATCAACTCACGCTAACCGCATCGATTGTGACTTAA